The following proteins are encoded in a genomic region of Liolophura sinensis isolate JHLJ2023 chromosome 7, CUHK_Ljap_v2, whole genome shotgun sequence:
- the LOC135470412 gene encoding splicing factor 45-like isoform X1, with protein MSLYEGLGIDKDVGGADAKSDVSGWSQSYKLLQSQLQAKKASLNPPSKGRPRQSNALPPVVDLKRSGDELRFNQLTGKMERISGSFMGATSPFITEPVPSLTGVTDEYDPLRPNDYEEIMKKRREIKEREREEEKRRDLEENRDRDRRKRGRDQRYDDDDNEKELDRVRRKKEEEEEEEFENRPKRGGGAAIAPPSSLLEEVIPPKEPEDIIMPDRQRTPPPGASMGLAGSIASKIMAKYGYKEGQGLGKSEQGMSTALQVEKTSKRGGKIIHEKDIPKVEAPREPQQFTNVNLLKNPSKVILLLNMVGPGEVDEELQPETAEECSKYGKVIKCVIFELTGVADEEAVRIFVDFERMEAAIKAVVDLNGRFFGGRTVRACFYNLDKFRRFHLGDPIE; from the exons ATGTCGCTATATGAAGGTTTAGGAATAGACAAAGATGTTGGTGGAGCAGATGCAAAAAGTGATGTCT CTGGCTGGTCACAGAGCTACAAACTTCTTCAGTCACAGCTTCAAGCAAAGAAAGCTTCTCTCAATCCTCCCAGTAAG GGCAGACCACGACAGTCCAATGCCTTGCCCCCAGTTGTTGACCTGAAAAGAAGTGGAGATGAGCTGAGATTTAACCAACTGACCGGAAAG ATGGAAAGAATTTCGGGTTCTTTTATGGGTGCTACTTCACCATTCATAACTGAGCCTGTGCCTTCTCTCACTGGTGTGACTGACGAATATGATCCGCTAAGACCAAATGATTAtgaagaaataatgaaaaaaagaagGGAGATAAAGGAACGGGAAAGAGAGGAGGAAAAAAGACGAGATTTAGAAGAAAATCGTGATCGTGACAG ACGTAAAAGGGGTCGTGACCAGAGGTATGACGATGATGACAATGAAAAAGAACTGGATCGAGTTAGGAGGAAAAAagaagaggaggaggaagaagagTTTGAAAACCGACCCAAAAGAG gTGGAGGTGCTGCAATTGCCCCTCCATCATCATTACTTGAGGAAGTCATCCCACCCAAAGAACCAG AGGATATAATTATGCCAGATAGACAGAGAACACCACCCCCTGGAGCTAGTATGGGCTTAGC TGGTTCAATAGCGTCAAAAATTATGGCCAAGTATGGGTACAAAGAGGGACAAGGCTTGGGGAAGTCAGAACAAGGGATGAGCACTGCTctacaggtggagaaaacaagCAAACGTGGTGGCAAGATCATCCACGAGAAAGACATTCCTAAAG TTGAAGCTCCAAGGGAACCTCAACAGTTTACAAATGTCAATCTTCTGAAAAATCCATCAAAGGTTATACTCTTGTTG AATATGGTTGGACCAGGTGAGGTTGATGAAGAACTCCAGCCTGAAACTGCAGAAGAGTGCAGCAAGTATGGGAAGGTCATTAAGTGTGTTATATTTGAG cTCACAGGTGTGGCAGATGAGGAAGCTGTGAGGATATTTGTGGATTTTGAGAGAATGGAAGCAGCTATAAAAG ctgtGGTCGATTTAAATGGTCGTTTCTTTGGAGGAAGAACTGTGAGGGCCTGTTTCTACAATTTAGACAAATTCAGACGATTCCATTTAGGAGATCCAATAGAGTGA
- the LOC135470412 gene encoding splicing factor 45-like isoform X2 yields MLVEQMQKVMSTAGWSQSYKLLQSQLQAKKASLNPPSKGRPRQSNALPPVVDLKRSGDELRFNQLTGKMERISGSFMGATSPFITEPVPSLTGVTDEYDPLRPNDYEEIMKKRREIKEREREEEKRRDLEENRDRDRRKRGRDQRYDDDDNEKELDRVRRKKEEEEEEEFENRPKRGGGAAIAPPSSLLEEVIPPKEPEDIIMPDRQRTPPPGASMGLAGSIASKIMAKYGYKEGQGLGKSEQGMSTALQVEKTSKRGGKIIHEKDIPKVEAPREPQQFTNVNLLKNPSKVILLLNMVGPGEVDEELQPETAEECSKYGKVIKCVIFELTGVADEEAVRIFVDFERMEAAIKAVVDLNGRFFGGRTVRACFYNLDKFRRFHLGDPIE; encoded by the exons ATGTTGGTGGAGCAGATGCAAAAAGTGATGTCT acAGCTGGCTGGTCACAGAGCTACAAACTTCTTCAGTCACAGCTTCAAGCAAAGAAAGCTTCTCTCAATCCTCCCAGTAAG GGCAGACCACGACAGTCCAATGCCTTGCCCCCAGTTGTTGACCTGAAAAGAAGTGGAGATGAGCTGAGATTTAACCAACTGACCGGAAAG ATGGAAAGAATTTCGGGTTCTTTTATGGGTGCTACTTCACCATTCATAACTGAGCCTGTGCCTTCTCTCACTGGTGTGACTGACGAATATGATCCGCTAAGACCAAATGATTAtgaagaaataatgaaaaaaagaagGGAGATAAAGGAACGGGAAAGAGAGGAGGAAAAAAGACGAGATTTAGAAGAAAATCGTGATCGTGACAG ACGTAAAAGGGGTCGTGACCAGAGGTATGACGATGATGACAATGAAAAAGAACTGGATCGAGTTAGGAGGAAAAAagaagaggaggaggaagaagagTTTGAAAACCGACCCAAAAGAG gTGGAGGTGCTGCAATTGCCCCTCCATCATCATTACTTGAGGAAGTCATCCCACCCAAAGAACCAG AGGATATAATTATGCCAGATAGACAGAGAACACCACCCCCTGGAGCTAGTATGGGCTTAGC TGGTTCAATAGCGTCAAAAATTATGGCCAAGTATGGGTACAAAGAGGGACAAGGCTTGGGGAAGTCAGAACAAGGGATGAGCACTGCTctacaggtggagaaaacaagCAAACGTGGTGGCAAGATCATCCACGAGAAAGACATTCCTAAAG TTGAAGCTCCAAGGGAACCTCAACAGTTTACAAATGTCAATCTTCTGAAAAATCCATCAAAGGTTATACTCTTGTTG AATATGGTTGGACCAGGTGAGGTTGATGAAGAACTCCAGCCTGAAACTGCAGAAGAGTGCAGCAAGTATGGGAAGGTCATTAAGTGTGTTATATTTGAG cTCACAGGTGTGGCAGATGAGGAAGCTGTGAGGATATTTGTGGATTTTGAGAGAATGGAAGCAGCTATAAAAG ctgtGGTCGATTTAAATGGTCGTTTCTTTGGAGGAAGAACTGTGAGGGCCTGTTTCTACAATTTAGACAAATTCAGACGATTCCATTTAGGAGATCCAATAGAGTGA